One genomic segment of Esox lucius isolate fEsoLuc1 chromosome 15, fEsoLuc1.pri, whole genome shotgun sequence includes these proteins:
- the mapre3a gene encoding microtubule-associated protein RP/EB family member 3a isoform X2, producing the protein MAVNVHATSVSCDTLSRHDMLAWLNDSLHLNYTKIEQLCSGAAYCQFMDMLFPGCVLLKKVKFQAKLEHEYIHNFKVLQAAFKRMGVDKIIPVEKLVKGKFQDNFEFVQWFKKFFDANYDGKEYDPLQARQGQDMAPAPNPGPQRMSPTVPKIMPTPQRVLNNTVNVRKGPALARNGGSDAELMELNQQLMELKLTVDGLEKERDFYFSKLRDIELICQEHESDSNPHLSRIMDILYATEDGFAAPDDDEIDEQAHLDQDEY; encoded by the exons ATGGCAGTGAATGTGCATGCCACATCTGTCTCTTGTGACACCCTGAGCCGACATGACATGTTGGCGTGGCTCAATGATTCTCTGCATCTCAACTACACCAAGATTGAACAGCTATGCTCAG GTGCTGCGTACTGTCAGTTCATGGACATGCTGTTCCCAGGCTGTGTCCTGCTAAAGAAGGTTAAGTTCCAAGCCAAGCTGGAACATGAGTACATACACAACTTCAAGGTTCTCCAAGCGGCCTTCAAAAGGATGGGAGTGGACAAA ATAATACCGGTGGAAAAGCTGGTGAAAGGAAAGTTTCAGGACAACTTTGAGTTTGTTCAGTGGTTCAAGAAGTTCTTCGACGCCAATTATGACGGGAAGGAGTATGATCCTCTGCAAGCCAGACAGGGGCAAGACATGGCTCCTGCCCCGAATCCAG GCCCACAGAGGATGTCGCCCACGGTGCCCAAGATCATGCCCACGCCTCAGAGAGTGCTGAACAACACGGTGAATGTGAGAAAGGGCCCGGCCTTGGCACGGAACGGGGGCAGCGACGCAGAGCTCATGGAGCTCAATCAACAG TTGATGGAGCTGAAGTTGACGGTGGACGGactagagaaggagagagatttCTACTTCAGTAAGCTGAGAGACATTGAGCTTATCTGCCAGGAACATGAGAGCGACTCCAATCCGCACCTATCCAGAATCATGGACATTCTCTACGCAACTGAG GATGGCTTTGCTGCACCAGATGACGATGAGATTGACGAACAAGCCCACTTAGACCAGGATGAATATTGA
- the mapre3a gene encoding microtubule-associated protein RP/EB family member 3a isoform X1 produces the protein MAVNVHATSVSCDTLSRHDMLAWLNDSLHLNYTKIEQLCSGAAYCQFMDMLFPGCVLLKKVKFQAKLEHEYIHNFKVLQAAFKRMGVDKIIPVEKLVKGKFQDNFEFVQWFKKFFDANYDGKEYDPLQARQGQDMAPAPNPGDHFYHRPKKTHGPPGPQRMSPTVPKIMPTPQRVLNNTVNVRKGPALARNGGSDAELMELNQQLMELKLTVDGLEKERDFYFSKLRDIELICQEHESDSNPHLSRIMDILYATEDGFAAPDDDEIDEQAHLDQDEY, from the exons ATGGCAGTGAATGTGCATGCCACATCTGTCTCTTGTGACACCCTGAGCCGACATGACATGTTGGCGTGGCTCAATGATTCTCTGCATCTCAACTACACCAAGATTGAACAGCTATGCTCAG GTGCTGCGTACTGTCAGTTCATGGACATGCTGTTCCCAGGCTGTGTCCTGCTAAAGAAGGTTAAGTTCCAAGCCAAGCTGGAACATGAGTACATACACAACTTCAAGGTTCTCCAAGCGGCCTTCAAAAGGATGGGAGTGGACAAA ATAATACCGGTGGAAAAGCTGGTGAAAGGAAAGTTTCAGGACAACTTTGAGTTTGTTCAGTGGTTCAAGAAGTTCTTCGACGCCAATTATGACGGGAAGGAGTATGATCCTCTGCAAGCCAGACAGGGGCAAGACATGGCTCCTGCCCCGAATCCAGGTGATCACTTTTACCACAGACCAAAGAAAACTCATGGCCCTCCAG GCCCACAGAGGATGTCGCCCACGGTGCCCAAGATCATGCCCACGCCTCAGAGAGTGCTGAACAACACGGTGAATGTGAGAAAGGGCCCGGCCTTGGCACGGAACGGGGGCAGCGACGCAGAGCTCATGGAGCTCAATCAACAG TTGATGGAGCTGAAGTTGACGGTGGACGGactagagaaggagagagatttCTACTTCAGTAAGCTGAGAGACATTGAGCTTATCTGCCAGGAACATGAGAGCGACTCCAATCCGCACCTATCCAGAATCATGGACATTCTCTACGCAACTGAG GATGGCTTTGCTGCACCAGATGACGATGAGATTGACGAACAAGCCCACTTAGACCAGGATGAATATTGA
- the dpysl5a gene encoding dihydropyrimidinase-related protein 5a isoform X2, translated as MSSTSATTRILIKGGKVVNDDVTQEADVFIENGVIQQVGEGLMIPGGAKVIDASGKLVIPGGIDTSVHLHQSFMNATTADDYYSGTKAALAGGTTMVIGHVLPEKNESLLEAYEKTRSLADSKACCDYALHMGVTWWGPKVRAEMESLVRDKGINSFQMFMAYKDLFMLRDSELFQALQNCKDIGAVARVHAENGELVAEGAKEALDLGISGPEGIEISRPEELEAEATHRAITIANRAHCPIYLVNVSSMSAGDVLATAKMQGKVVQGETTTAHAVLNGLQYYHQDWAHAAAYVTVPPLRLDPNTPNYLMSLLGNDTLNVVVSDHRPFTTKQRAMGKDDFTKIPHGVPGIQDRMSVIWERGVVGGKMDENRFVAVTSSNAAKIYNLYPRKGRIIPGADADLVVWDPEGTKTISVDTQVQGGDYNLYEGLRCHGVPLVTISRGRLVYENGVFTCSEGSGKFYPLRTFPDYLYKKMVQREKCQALKAVEREPYEGDIAVMHSGKKDNGPSDGDTPTRPNTRHGGQRDLHESSFSLSGAQVDDKIPKRSSARILAPPGGRSSGIW; from the exons ATGTCTTCCACTTCAGCGACAACAAGGATCTTGATCAAAGGTGGCAAG GTGGTGAACGATGATGTCACTCAGGAGGCAGACGTTTTCATAGAGAACGGCGTCATCCAACAGGTCGGGGAGGGCCTGATGATCCCAGGGGGAGCCAAGGTGATCGATGCGTCAGGGAAACTGGTCATCCCTGGTGGGATCGATACCAGCGTGCACCTGCATCAGAGTTTCATGAACGCCACCACCGCGGACGACTACTACAGCGGCACTAAG GCGGCCCTGGCAGGAGGTACTACCATGGTCATAGGGCATGTGTTACCAGAGAAGAACGAGTCTCTGCTGGAGGCCTATGAGAAGACTCGCTCCCTGGCTGACAGTAAAGCCTGCTGTGATTATGCCCTGCATATGGGGGTCACCTGGTGGGGGCCCAAG GTACGCGCTGAGATGGAGAGCCTGGTGAGAGACAAAGGGATCAACTCATTCCAGATGTTCATGGCCTATAAGGACTTGTTCATGCTGAGGGACTCTGAGCTGTTCCAGGCGCTGCAGAACTGCAAAGACATCGGGGCTGTGGCCCGTGTCCACGCTGAGAATGGAGAACTGGTGGCAGAG GGTGCCAAAGAGGCATTGGACTTAGGCATCAGCGGCCCAGAGGGCATTGAGATCAGCAGACCAGAAGAG CTGGAAGCAGAGGCCACTCATCGGGCTATCACCATTGCCAATAGA GCCCACTGTCCTATCTACCTGGTCAACGTGTCCAGCATGTCGGCAGGAGATGTGCTAGCTACAGCCAAAATGCAGG GTAAGGTGGTGCAGGGCGAGACCACCACGGCGCACGCGGTCCTCAACGGTCTGCAGTATTACCACCAGGACTGGGCCCACGCTGCGGCTTACGTCACAGTGCCCCCTCTACGCTTGGACCCCAACACCCCCAACTACCTGATGAGCCTGCTGGGGAA TGACACCTTAAATGTAGTCGTGTCTGATCATCGTCCCTTCACCACGAAACAGAGGGCAATGGGCAAGGACGACTTCACAAAGATCCCCCACGGAGTCCCGGGCATCCAGGACCGCATGAGTGTCATCTGGGAGCGAGGAGTG GTCGGAGGCAAAATGGACGAGAACCGCTTTGTTGCAGTGACCAGCTCCAACGCGGCTAAGATCTACAACCTGTACCCGAGGAAGGGGAGGATCATCCCGGGTGCAGACGCTGACCTTGTGGTCTGGGACCCAGAAGGGACCAA GACGATCTCCGTGGATACCCAGGTACAGGGCGGAGACTACAACCTGTATGAGGGTCTCCGTTGCCATGGGGTACCCCTGGTTACCATCAGCCGTGGTCGTTTGGTGTATGAAAATGGAGTGTTTACATGTTCCGAAGGTTCCGGGAAGTTCTATCCTCTCAGAACCTTCCCTGATTACCTCTACAAGAAGATGGTACAGAGGGAGAAG TGCCAGGCCTTAAAGGCTGTGGAGCGTGAGCCCTACGAAGGAGACATAGCAgtgatgcattctgggaaaaAGGACAATGGTCCAAGTGACGGGGACACTCCAACACGGCCGAACACCCGACATGGAGGACAAAGAGATCTACATGAATCCAGCTTCAGTCTCTCTG GTGCCCAGGTGGATGACAAAATCCCAAAGAGATCCTCCGCAAGGATTCTGGCACCACCAGGTGGTCGATCAAGTGGCATCTGGTAA
- the dpysl5a gene encoding dihydropyrimidinase-related protein 5a isoform X1: MRVKSDYSTACLLPREKMQRAIMSSTSATTRILIKGGKVVNDDVTQEADVFIENGVIQQVGEGLMIPGGAKVIDASGKLVIPGGIDTSVHLHQSFMNATTADDYYSGTKAALAGGTTMVIGHVLPEKNESLLEAYEKTRSLADSKACCDYALHMGVTWWGPKVRAEMESLVRDKGINSFQMFMAYKDLFMLRDSELFQALQNCKDIGAVARVHAENGELVAEGAKEALDLGISGPEGIEISRPEELEAEATHRAITIANRAHCPIYLVNVSSMSAGDVLATAKMQGKVVQGETTTAHAVLNGLQYYHQDWAHAAAYVTVPPLRLDPNTPNYLMSLLGNDTLNVVVSDHRPFTTKQRAMGKDDFTKIPHGVPGIQDRMSVIWERGVVGGKMDENRFVAVTSSNAAKIYNLYPRKGRIIPGADADLVVWDPEGTKTISVDTQVQGGDYNLYEGLRCHGVPLVTISRGRLVYENGVFTCSEGSGKFYPLRTFPDYLYKKMVQREKCQALKAVEREPYEGDIAVMHSGKKDNGPSDGDTPTRPNTRHGGQRDLHESSFSLSGAQVDDKIPKRSSARILAPPGGRSSGIW, encoded by the exons ATGAGAGTGAAAAGTGATTACTCGACTGCGTGCCTTTTGCCCAGAGAAAAAATGCAGAG AGCCATCATGTCTTCCACTTCAGCGACAACAAGGATCTTGATCAAAGGTGGCAAG GTGGTGAACGATGATGTCACTCAGGAGGCAGACGTTTTCATAGAGAACGGCGTCATCCAACAGGTCGGGGAGGGCCTGATGATCCCAGGGGGAGCCAAGGTGATCGATGCGTCAGGGAAACTGGTCATCCCTGGTGGGATCGATACCAGCGTGCACCTGCATCAGAGTTTCATGAACGCCACCACCGCGGACGACTACTACAGCGGCACTAAG GCGGCCCTGGCAGGAGGTACTACCATGGTCATAGGGCATGTGTTACCAGAGAAGAACGAGTCTCTGCTGGAGGCCTATGAGAAGACTCGCTCCCTGGCTGACAGTAAAGCCTGCTGTGATTATGCCCTGCATATGGGGGTCACCTGGTGGGGGCCCAAG GTACGCGCTGAGATGGAGAGCCTGGTGAGAGACAAAGGGATCAACTCATTCCAGATGTTCATGGCCTATAAGGACTTGTTCATGCTGAGGGACTCTGAGCTGTTCCAGGCGCTGCAGAACTGCAAAGACATCGGGGCTGTGGCCCGTGTCCACGCTGAGAATGGAGAACTGGTGGCAGAG GGTGCCAAAGAGGCATTGGACTTAGGCATCAGCGGCCCAGAGGGCATTGAGATCAGCAGACCAGAAGAG CTGGAAGCAGAGGCCACTCATCGGGCTATCACCATTGCCAATAGA GCCCACTGTCCTATCTACCTGGTCAACGTGTCCAGCATGTCGGCAGGAGATGTGCTAGCTACAGCCAAAATGCAGG GTAAGGTGGTGCAGGGCGAGACCACCACGGCGCACGCGGTCCTCAACGGTCTGCAGTATTACCACCAGGACTGGGCCCACGCTGCGGCTTACGTCACAGTGCCCCCTCTACGCTTGGACCCCAACACCCCCAACTACCTGATGAGCCTGCTGGGGAA TGACACCTTAAATGTAGTCGTGTCTGATCATCGTCCCTTCACCACGAAACAGAGGGCAATGGGCAAGGACGACTTCACAAAGATCCCCCACGGAGTCCCGGGCATCCAGGACCGCATGAGTGTCATCTGGGAGCGAGGAGTG GTCGGAGGCAAAATGGACGAGAACCGCTTTGTTGCAGTGACCAGCTCCAACGCGGCTAAGATCTACAACCTGTACCCGAGGAAGGGGAGGATCATCCCGGGTGCAGACGCTGACCTTGTGGTCTGGGACCCAGAAGGGACCAA GACGATCTCCGTGGATACCCAGGTACAGGGCGGAGACTACAACCTGTATGAGGGTCTCCGTTGCCATGGGGTACCCCTGGTTACCATCAGCCGTGGTCGTTTGGTGTATGAAAATGGAGTGTTTACATGTTCCGAAGGTTCCGGGAAGTTCTATCCTCTCAGAACCTTCCCTGATTACCTCTACAAGAAGATGGTACAGAGGGAGAAG TGCCAGGCCTTAAAGGCTGTGGAGCGTGAGCCCTACGAAGGAGACATAGCAgtgatgcattctgggaaaaAGGACAATGGTCCAAGTGACGGGGACACTCCAACACGGCCGAACACCCGACATGGAGGACAAAGAGATCTACATGAATCCAGCTTCAGTCTCTCTG GTGCCCAGGTGGATGACAAAATCCCAAAGAGATCCTCCGCAAGGATTCTGGCACCACCAGGTGGTCGATCAAGTGGCATCTGGTAA